One genomic segment of Styela clava chromosome 3, kaStyClav1.hap1.2, whole genome shotgun sequence includes these proteins:
- the LOC120343515 gene encoding dynein axonemal intermediate chain 7 homolog, whose protein sequence is MPPKSANRSGKSTPTKGQSRGGEKDKKKDEEDIKLQEEEEARKKAEQEEKERLEKELKEKEELAKLEALEESRREQQLRETEDKLTAIKKHVEILENDRRAHAAWGRYMRCDGSPDPTILTQINTFINLTKETGSDEINVILEELKDIYALIYELDFLLDDTPEEDVTPEQETEFKSTMLALQDLILQRYNEGTLKILKEAINQADTESGNLQKVIKGANETIMLWGNLNKNPRFKSFTFESEAFTFDLPKPLAMAEIAIRNLTTKYDSYSHQCSTFYPKQKKVQPAEEEVVNQEEGKQEEVVEGEKTEEGGEQDANETKSTVDDGRKSALSETAGSTKEGEVKEVEGEETKEGDDASTPAPEIKIDEIDELDDDILDEDVVDLRQYQQIGGVFHVDLVKLPPQPITVKGWTLRQVVDEPITVVEYPSEAFAPKPSSRAASAKEENRDTESPSKFISEQTQPPLGLSLQLPSDVMFFEEPQVAKWDPEDCHWKTTGVNDIEYTEETKSLSFKTRNFGTFCLMQDSHVNMPFQQWELRPLGLNHTLLTVTAAIAETFIEIKESECRLQAPEDVDARATELKHLYERWMSPRDLMIGLRQAGINIFPAEDSNKFVSIQEKVLDLEEIYEQMGLLSSAFAFCWSKWNASVTKNQIVLQVAPWLGHGDTRKMEAPPTDVFVAPVPPAPKITEDDWSLFLVDERKTHRLEITEYDDDFLPTHSPGAEFHSDLMHAVIETPFLEKPHLPVKDQVLDRINSSDKVFVHTVMTLLKATKCITYS, encoded by the exons ATG CCTCCCAAATCAGCCAATCGTTCTGGAAAATCCACTCCAACCAAGGGACAAAGTCGCGGGGGagaaaaagataaaaagaaAGATGAAGAAGATATTAAGTTACAAGAGGAAGAAGAAGCAAGAAAAAAAGCAGAACAAGAAGAAAAGGAAAGATTGGAAAAGGAG CTTAAAGAGAAAGAAGAACTTGCAAAGCTTGAAGCGTTAGAGGAATCACGTCGAGAACAGCAATTGAGAGAAACTGAAGATAAATTAACTGCTATTAAGAAGCATGTGGAAATACTAGAAAATGACAGAAGAGCTCATGCAGCA TGGGGAAGATACATGAGATGTGATGGAAGTCCAGATCCCACCATTCTTACTCAGATAAATACTTTCATTAATTTGACAAAAGAAACTGGATCAGATGAAATCAATGTTATTTTGGAAGAATTGAAAGATATTTATGCT ttAATATATGAACTGGATTTTTTATTGGATGACACCCCAGAAGAAGATGTAACACCAGAACAAgagactgaattcaaatcaacAATGCTGGCATTACAAGATCTCATTTTGCAACGATACAATGAAGGAACATTAAAAATTCTGAAA GAAGCCATTAATCAAGCTGACACTGAGAGTGGAAATTTACAAAAAGTTATCAAAGGAGCAAATGAAACTATTATGTTGTGGGGGAATCTCAATAAAAATCCTCGATTCAAATCATTTACTTTTGAATCAGAAGCTTTTACCTTTGACTTACCTAAACCATTGGCAATGGCTGAAATTGCAA TAAGAAACCTGACAACAAAATATGATTCTTATTCTCACCAATGCTCAACATTTTATCCCAAGCAAAAAAAGGTTCAACCAGCAg AAGAAGAGGTCGTGAACCAGGAAGAAGGTAAACAGGAAGAAGTTGTTGAAGGAGAGAAAACAGAAGAAGGAGGAGAACAAGATGCAAATGAAACTAAGTCAACCGTTGATGATGGAAGAAAA AGTGCATTGAGCGAAACTGCTGGATCAACAAAAGAGGGAGAAGTGAAAGAAGTTGAGGGAGAGGAAACTAAAGAAG GTGATGATGCAAGTACTCCTGCACCTGAAATAAAGATTGATGAAATCGATGAATTAGATGATGATATTCTCGATGAAGACGTTGTTGATCTGAGACAATATCAACAGATAGGAGGAGTATTTCATGTTGATCTTGTAAAGCTTCCTCCACAACCAATAACAGTGAAAGGTTGGACATTGCGTCAG gTTGTTGATGAGCCAATCACAGTTGTTGAATATCCATCAGAAGCATTTGCACCTAAGCCGTCATCGCGTGCTGCATCTGCCAAGGAAGAAAACCGAGATACAGAGTCTCCTTCAAAATTTATATCAGAACAAACTCAACCTCCACTCGGACTTTCACTCCAGTTACCATCCGACGTCATGTTTTTTGAAGAACCTCAAGTTGCAAAATGGGATCCAGAAG ATTGTCATTGGAAAACGACAGGAGTCAATGATATTGAATACACTGAAGAAACAAAAAGCCTTTCATTCAAAACTAGAAACTTTGGAACATTTTGTCTGATGCAAGATTCGCACGTCAACATGCCATTTCAGCAATGGGAACTTCGTCCACTTGGACTCAATCACACTTTACTCACAGTCACAGCAGCTATTGCAGAAACTTTTATTGAAATTAAG GAATCTGAATGTAGATTACAAGCACCAGAAGATGTTGATGCTCGTGCAACTGAATTGAAACACTTGTATGAAAGATGGATGAGTCCCAGAGATCTTATGATTGGATTGAGACAAGccggaataaatatttttcctgCTGAGGattcaaataaatttgtcaGCATACAGGAAAAG GTGCTAGATTTGGAAGAAATTTATGAGCAAATGGGATTATTATCATCAGCTTTTGCTTTCTGTTGGAGCAAATGGAATGCATCAGTCACAAAAAATCAGATTGTGTTACAG GTGGCACCATGGTTGGGACATGGTGACACAAGGAAGATGGAGGCACCACCAACTGATGTGTTTGTTGCTCCTGTCCCTCCAGCTCCTAAGATAACAGAAGATGACTGGAGTTTATTCTTGGTGGATGAAAGAAAAACACACAG GCTGGAGATAACTGAATATGACGATGATTTTCTACCTACTCATTCGCCCGGTGCCGAATTTCACTCCGATCTAATGCATGCAGTTATAGAAACACCGTTTTTGGAAAAACCTCATTTGCCTGTGAAAGACCAAGTACTCGATCGTATTAATTCTTCCGATAAAGTTTTTGTACATACTGTGATGACCTTATTGAAAGCAACAAAGTGCATTACATATTCATAG